A part of Phoenix dactylifera cultivar Barhee BC4 chromosome 2, palm_55x_up_171113_PBpolish2nd_filt_p, whole genome shotgun sequence genomic DNA contains:
- the LOC103710774 gene encoding serine/threonine-protein kinase SAPK3-like produces the protein MEERYEPLKELGAGNFGVARLVRDKKTKELVAVKYIERGKKIDENVQREIINHMSLRHPNIVRFKEVLLTPTHLAIVMEYAAGGELFVRICNAGRFSEDEARFFFQQLISGVSYCHSMEICHRDLKLENTLLDGSPTPRLKICDFGYSKSALLHSQPKSTVGTPAYIAPEVLSRKEYDGKIADVWSCGVTLYVMLVGSYPFEDPEDPRNFRKTINRILSVQYSIPEYVRVSQGCRQLLSRIFVADPSKRITVPEIKKHPWFLKNLPKEIIEVERTNYIVREQDRPSQTVEEIMRIIEEAKKPAEGSKAIDQSALGLVDADDTEAEADAEEVDSSGDFLAPI, from the exons ATGGAGGAGAGGTACGAGCCGTTGAAGGAGCTGGGGGCGGGGAACTTCGGGGTGGCGAGGCTGGTGAGGGACAAGAAGACCAAGGAGCTCGTCGCCGTGAAGTACATCGAGAGGGGGAAGAAG ATTGATGAGAATGTGCAGCGGGAAATCATCAATCACATGTCTTTGAGGCATCCTAACATCGTTCGTTTCAAGGAG GTGTTGCTAACACCAACACACCTAGCTATTGTCATGGAATATGCTGCTGGGGGAGAGCTCTTTGTGAGGATCTGCAATGCTGGTCGCTTTAGTGAGGATGAG GCAAGATTCTTCTTTCAGCAGCTGATATCGGGAGTTAGTTACTGCCATTCCATG GAAATCTGTCACCGTGATCTTAAACTTGAGAATACACTCCTGGATGGGAGTCCAACACCACGCCTTAAAATTTGCGACTTCGGTTACTCAAAG TCTGCTTTACTGCATTCGCAACCCAAATCAACAGTAGGTACTCCAGCATACATAGCACCAGAGGTCCTATCACGAAAGGAGTATGATGGCAAG ATTGCAGATGTTTGGTCCTGTGGTGTCACATTGTACGTGATGTTGGTTGGTTCATACCCCTTTGAGGATCCCGAGGATCCAAGAAACTTCAGGAAGACAATTaat CGAATATTAAGTGTTCAATACTCCATTCCGGAATATGTGCGAGTGTCCCAGGGGTGCAGGCAGCTTCTCTCTCGAATTTTTGTTGCCGATCCATCAAAG AGGATCACAGTCCCAGAGATAAAAAAACACCCCTGGTTTCTGAAGAACTTACCTAAAGAGATAATAGAGGTTGAGAGAACAAATTACATAGTCAGAGAGCAAGATCGGCCCAGTCAGACTGTTGAAGAAATAATGCGCATCATAGAAGAAGCAAAGAAACCGGCTGAAGGTTCTAAGGCAATTGATCAGTCTGCGTTGGGATTGGTGGATGCTGATGATACTGAAGCTGAGGCAGATGCTGAAGAGGTTGATAGCAGTGGCGACTTCCTGGCACCCATTTGA
- the LOC103710775 gene encoding uncharacterized protein LOC103710775, producing the protein MGRRPGDPGGGRNRASIWIVLAVLFISCSLAYMVVSVAVRRPGSIFSVSAVGPGRASGGEVREMVGGGGGEEECCRGVEHLELWGAAVKWGTDHKFNTPRECCLACKAMCGGLDGPCLCDSWVFCGDKERCGNKFGECWLKKQKDVLFPALQESGEKVIWTSGLIFGKGEGIVGFETDYGTLHIKLFPDCAPHSVAYIVELLRLRLYDGCQIHRAEGRGHSWDSKGNHIADASFGPPYGMIQGTLEAGGLPFEKIPAEACPTIRRGSVAWVGSGPEFFISLANHDEWQGAYTVFGSVLPEDMEIAEKIANLPTKPDVWNNINVSVLEKPVPFGLKRITNSHGHLNLNANSNSTSKES; encoded by the exons ATGGGTAGAAGGCCAGGCGATCCGGGCGGCGGCAGGAACCGCGCCTCCATTTGGATCGTCCTCGCGGTGCTTTTCATCTCCTGCTCTCTGGCCTACATGGTCGTCTCCGTGGCCGTCCGTCGCCCGGGCAGCATCTTCTCGGTCTCCGCCGTTGGCCCGGGCCGGGCGTCGGGCGGCGAGGTGAGGGAGatggttggaggaggaggaggggaggaggaaTGCTGCAGGGGAGTCGAGCATCTGGAGCTCTGGGGGGCCGCCGTGAAGTGGGGCACCGATCACAAGTTCAACACACCGAGGGAGTGCTGTCTGGCTTGCAAGGCGATGTGCGGTGGTTTGGATGGACCGTGCCTCTGCGATTCGTGGGTGTTTTGCGGGGATAAGGAGCGATGTGGGAATAAATTTGGGGAG TGCTGGTTGAAAAAACAGAAGGATGTCTTGTTTCCTGCTCTGCAAGAGTCCGGGGAAAAGGTTATTTGGACTTCTGGTCTCATTTTTGGAAAAGGAGAG GGCATTGTCGGCTTCGAAACAGATTATGGAACTCTTCATATCAAA CTATTCCCCGACTGTGCTCCACATTCTGTGGCTTATATTGTTGAGCTGTTGCGATTGCGTCTCTATGATGGTTGCCAAATTCATCGAGCTGAAGGACGAGGCCATTCTTGGGATTCTAAAGGGAACCACATAGCAGAT GCTTCTTTTGGCCCTCCTTATGGAATGATTCAAGGAACACTTGAAGCGGGGGGGCTTCCATTCGAAAAGATACCAGCAGAGGCATGCCCCACAATTAGAAGGGGGTCGGTCGCATGGGTTGGTTCGGGCCCAGAGTTCTTCATCAGCCTAGCAAATCATGATGAGTGGCAAGGAGCATACACGGTTTTCGGTTCTGTTCTGCCCGAAGACATGGAGATAGCAGAGAAAATAGCAAACCTCCCAACGAAGCCAGATGTCTGGAATAACATTAATGTGTCAGTGTTGGAAAAACCTGTCCCTTTCGGGCTCAAAAGAATCACAAACAGCCATGGTCATCTCAACCTCAATGCAAATTCAAACTCTACTTCAAAGGAGTCCTAG
- the LOC103710777 gene encoding DNA repair endonuclease UVH1 isoform X1, whose product MLPFQEQIISDLLEDPNGGLVVLSSGLSLPSLVASVLLLHHPSQGSLLILSASDSQKSAIVRSLRRLHHADSTPNPNPNSDPPLPSDIPGDLPSHHRTAIYSSGAALFVTPRILIADLLNSRVPPSAVAGLLVLNAHRLSDTSTEAFIARVFRSLSRSAPVRAFSDRPHAMVAGFAKAERILKCLFIRRLHLWPRFHVQVSADLEHNPPKVIDVRVPMTPAMKGIQTAVLEAMDACLKELRRTNKVDVEDLTVEKGLFKSFDEIVRRQLDPIWHTIGKKTKQLVSDLKTLRKLLDYLVRYDAVTYLKYLDTLRVSEGVRSVWIFADSSHKIFELAKKRVYQVVRADGLKISADGKSAPGKKRKANDDHKREKQRESGAALSNETDGGRVESNVGVVLDEVLEEAPKWKVLRELLEEIEEERRKETQSREGQLIVEDGRDNNNFVLVACKDERSCLQLEDCIFKGPNQVLREEWEKYLLGKAQLQGLRKRNRNRSQEPKGFGLLDGVVASGSSESTEPSSISKLENDALLAAASEISNLVKEVIDVGNDSRPQTRRKGSGKGRGKGKPNKVVAKVQVSGKKSEKPVENKIVDNASLEKGEQQGETDSVMKTQGETGAESLQGFQEVALKSSSDGKGVPRRQRQESATAEFTDAKPLPPVQFYALDSDQHILEVWKPSVIIVYHPDMTFVREIEIYKADNQSKNLKVYFLFYEDSTEVQKFDASIRRENAAFESLIRQKSLMMIPVDQDGRCIGPNASNEPQSAISQNSVTRKAGGIKPKEKEMQVIVDMREFMSSLPNVLHQKGMQIIPVTLEVGDYVLSPLICVERKSISDLFQSFASGRLYHQVETMVRYYRIPVLLIEFSQDKSFSLQSASEIGDDVSPTSIISKLSLLVLHFPRLRLVWSRSVHATAEIFASLKANQDEPDESKAIRVGVPSEDGIVEDDVRAENYNTSAVEFLRRLPGVTDSNYRALMDGCRNLAELALLPVERLAELMGSQKAARMLKEFLDAKCPTML is encoded by the exons ATGCTCCCGTTCCAGGAGCAAATAATCTCGGACCTCCTGGAGGACCCCAATGGCGGCCTCGTAGTCCTCTCCTCCGGCCTCTCCCTCCCCTCCCTAGTCGCCTCCGttctcctcctccaccaccccTCTCAAGGCTCCCTCCTCATCCTCTCCGCCTCCGACTCCCAGAAATCCGCCATCGTCCGATCCCTCCGCCGCCTCCATCACGCCGATTCCACCcccaaccctaaccctaattccgaccctcccctcccctccgacATCCCCGGCGACCTCCCCTCCCACCACCGCACCGCCATCTACTCCTCCGGCGCCGCCCTCTTCGTCACCCCGCGCATCCTCATCGCCGACCTTCTCAACTCCCGCGTGCCCCCCTCCGCCGTCGCCGGCCTTCTCGTCCTCAACGCCCACCGCCTCTCCGACACCTCCACCGAGGCCTTCATCGCCCGCGTATTCcgctccctctcccgctccgCCCCCGTCCGCGCCTTCTCCGACCGTCCCCACGCCATGGTCGCCGGCTTCGCCAAGGCCGAGCGCATCCTCAAGTGCCTCTTCATCCGCCGACTCCACCTCTGGCCCCGCTTCCACGTCCAGGTCTCCGCTGACCTCGAGCACAACCCACCGAAGGTCATTGATGTCAGGGTTCCGATGACCCCTGCCATGAAGGGGATCCAGACCGCCGTGCTCGAGGCGATGGACGCTTGCCTCAAGGAGCTGAGGAGGACCAACAAGGTCGACGTCGAGGACCTCACGGTCGAGAAAGGATTGTTCAAGTCATTCGATGAGATTGTGAGGAGGCAGCTCGACCCCATCTGGCACACCATTGGCAAGAAGACCAAGCAGCTGGTCAGCGATCTGAAGACCCTGAGGAAATTGTTAGATTATCTCGTCAG GTATGATGCTGTGACTTATTTGAAGTATTTGGATACACTGAGAGTGTCGGAAGGAGTTAGGTCGGTTTGGATTTTTGCTGACTCAAGCCATAAGATATTTGAGCTTGCAAAGAAGCGTGTTTACCAGGTGGTCCGAGCAGATGGTCTGAAAATTAGTGCAGATGGTAAGAGTGCCCCAGGCAAGAAGAGGAAAGCGAATGATGATCACAAGAGGGAGAAACAACGCG AAAGTGGAGCTGCTCTTTCTAACGAGACCGATGGCGGGAGGGTGGAGTCAAATGTGGGTGTGGTGTTAGATGAAGTTTTAGAAGAAGCACCAAAATGGAAGGTGTTACGT GAATTGCTGGAAGAGATAGAAGAAGAACGCAGAAAGGAAACTCAGTCAAGAGAAGGACAACTTATAGTTGAAGATGGAAGGGATAATAACAACTTTGTCTTGGTAGCTTGTAAAGATGAACGGTCATGCTTGCAGTTGGAAGATTGCATCTTTAAAGGCCCAAATCAG GTCCTGCGAGAAGAGTGGGAGAAGTACTTGCTGGGCAAGGCTCAGTTGCAGGGCTTACGGAAACGCAACAGAAATAGATCTCAGGAGCCTAAAGGCTTTGGTTTACTTGACGGTGTGGTTGCTAGTGGATCTAGTGAGAGTACAGAACCTAGCAGCATATCCAAGCTTGAGAATGATGCTTTGTTAGCAGCAGCATCAGAGATTAGCAATTTAGTTAAAGAAGTAATTGATGTTGGAAATGATTCTCGACCTCAGACTAGAAGAAAGGGGTCTGGAAAAGGAAGAGGGAAAGGGAAGCCAAACAAAGTTGTGGCAAAGGTGCAAGTTTCTGGAAAGAAAAGTGAAAAGCCAGTGGAAAACAAAATAGTTGACAATGCCAGTTTAGAAAAGGGGGAACAACAAGGTGAAACTGATAGTGTAATGAAAACACAAGGTGAAACTGGTGCAGAATCATTACAGGGTTTTCAGGAGGTAGCTCTAAAAAGTTCATCTGACGGTAAAGGTGTTCCTCGGAGGCAGAGACAAGAGTCCGCTACTGCAGAGTTTACTGATGCTAAGCCGCTTCCACCGGTGCAATTTTATGCACTAGACAGTGACCAGCATATTCTTGAAGTCTGGAAGCCTTCTGTAATTATTGTGTATCATCCAGATATGACCTTTGTTAGAGAAATTGAAATTTATAAAGCTGACAATCAATCAAAAAATTTGAAAGtttattttctgttttatgAAGATTCCACTGAGGTGCAAAAGTTTGATGCAAGCATACGCAGGGAAAATGCTGCATTTGAAAGTCTGATTAGGCAGAAGTCCCTGATGATGATCCCTGTGGATCAG GATGGACGATGCATTGGACCTAATGCTTCTAATGAGCCACAGTCAGCTATTTCTCAGAACTCAGTTACTAGAAAGGCAGGTGGTATAAAGccaaaggagaaagaaatgcag GTTATAGTGGATATGAGGGAGTTCATGAGCAGCCTTCCCAATGTTCTCCACCAGAAGGGCATGCAAATTATACCTGTTACTTTGGAAGTTGGGGATTATGTACTTTCACCTTTGATCTgtgttgaaagaaaaagtatttcagatttattccaAAGCTTTGCGTCGGGCCGTCTCTATCATCAGGTGGAAACAATGGTCCGTTACTATAGGATACCTGTGCTTCTAATCGAATTTTCACAGGACAAGAGCTTCTCTTTGCAG TCTGCAAGTGAAATTGGTGATGATGTTTCACCAACCAGCATAATTTCAAAGCTTTCGCTGCTTGTTCTACACTTTCCTCGCCTGCGCCTTGTCTGGTCGCGGAGCGTGCATGCAACAGCAGAAATATTTGCATCACTCAAAGCAAACCAGGATGAACCAGATGAAAGCAAGGCAATTAGAGTAGGTGTGCCATCAGAAGATGGCATTGTGGAAGATGATGTAAG AGCTGAAAATTACAACACATCTGCAGTTGAGTTTTTGAGGCGTCTACCAGGGGTGACAGATTCAAATTATAGAGCACTGATGGATGGATGCAGAAACTTGGCTGAACTTGCCCTTCTTCCTGTTGAGAGGCTAGCAGAACTGATGGGAAGTCAGAAAGCAGCTCGGATGCTGAAGGAGTTTCTTGATGCTAAGTGCCCCACCATGTTGTAA
- the LOC103710777 gene encoding DNA repair endonuclease UVH1 isoform X2: MLPFQEQIISDLLEDPNGGLVVLSSGLSLPSLVASVLLLHHPSQGSLLILSASDSQKSAIVRSLRRLHHADSTPNPNPNSDPPLPSDIPGDLPSHHRTAIYSSGAALFVTPRILIADLLNSRVPPSAVAGLLVLNAHRLSDTSTEAFIARVFRSLSRSAPVRAFSDRPHAMVAGFAKAERILKCLFIRRLHLWPRFHVQVSADLEHNPPKVIDVRVPMTPAMKGIQTAVLEAMDACLKELRRTNKVDVEDLTVEKGLFKSFDEIVRRQLDPIWHTIGKKTKQLVSDLKTLRKLLDYLVRYDAVTYLKYLDTLRVSEGVRSVWIFADSSHKIFELAKKRVYQVVRADGLKISADGKSAPGKKRKANDDHKREKQRESGAALSNETDGGRVESNVGVVLDEVLEEAPKWKVLRELLEEIEEERRKETQSREGQLIVEDGRDNNNFVLVACKDERSCLQLEDCIFKGPNQVLREEWEKYLLGKAQLQGLRKRNRNRSQEPKGFGLLDGVVASGSSESTEPSSISKLENDALLAAASEISNLVKEVIDVGNDSRPQTRRKGSGKGRGKGKPNKVVAKVQVSGKKSEKPVENKIVDNASLEKGEQQGETDSVMKTQGETGAESLQGFQEVALKSSSDGKGVPRRQRQESATAEFTDAKPLPPVQFYALDSDQHILEVWKPSVIIVYHPDMTFVREIEIYKADNQSKNLKVYFLFYEDSTEVQKFDASIRRENAAFESLIRQKSLMMIPVDQDGRCIGPNASNEPQSAISQNSVTRKAGGIKPKEKEMQVIVDMREFMSSLPNVLHQKGMQIIPVTLEVGDYVLSPLICVERKSISDLFQSFASGRLYHQVETMVRYYRIPVLLIEFSQDKSFSLQSASEIGDDVSPTSIISKLSLLVLHFPRLRLVWSRSVHATAEIFASLKANQDEPDESKAIRVGVPSEDGIVEDDVRYDTLRKS; the protein is encoded by the exons ATGCTCCCGTTCCAGGAGCAAATAATCTCGGACCTCCTGGAGGACCCCAATGGCGGCCTCGTAGTCCTCTCCTCCGGCCTCTCCCTCCCCTCCCTAGTCGCCTCCGttctcctcctccaccaccccTCTCAAGGCTCCCTCCTCATCCTCTCCGCCTCCGACTCCCAGAAATCCGCCATCGTCCGATCCCTCCGCCGCCTCCATCACGCCGATTCCACCcccaaccctaaccctaattccgaccctcccctcccctccgacATCCCCGGCGACCTCCCCTCCCACCACCGCACCGCCATCTACTCCTCCGGCGCCGCCCTCTTCGTCACCCCGCGCATCCTCATCGCCGACCTTCTCAACTCCCGCGTGCCCCCCTCCGCCGTCGCCGGCCTTCTCGTCCTCAACGCCCACCGCCTCTCCGACACCTCCACCGAGGCCTTCATCGCCCGCGTATTCcgctccctctcccgctccgCCCCCGTCCGCGCCTTCTCCGACCGTCCCCACGCCATGGTCGCCGGCTTCGCCAAGGCCGAGCGCATCCTCAAGTGCCTCTTCATCCGCCGACTCCACCTCTGGCCCCGCTTCCACGTCCAGGTCTCCGCTGACCTCGAGCACAACCCACCGAAGGTCATTGATGTCAGGGTTCCGATGACCCCTGCCATGAAGGGGATCCAGACCGCCGTGCTCGAGGCGATGGACGCTTGCCTCAAGGAGCTGAGGAGGACCAACAAGGTCGACGTCGAGGACCTCACGGTCGAGAAAGGATTGTTCAAGTCATTCGATGAGATTGTGAGGAGGCAGCTCGACCCCATCTGGCACACCATTGGCAAGAAGACCAAGCAGCTGGTCAGCGATCTGAAGACCCTGAGGAAATTGTTAGATTATCTCGTCAG GTATGATGCTGTGACTTATTTGAAGTATTTGGATACACTGAGAGTGTCGGAAGGAGTTAGGTCGGTTTGGATTTTTGCTGACTCAAGCCATAAGATATTTGAGCTTGCAAAGAAGCGTGTTTACCAGGTGGTCCGAGCAGATGGTCTGAAAATTAGTGCAGATGGTAAGAGTGCCCCAGGCAAGAAGAGGAAAGCGAATGATGATCACAAGAGGGAGAAACAACGCG AAAGTGGAGCTGCTCTTTCTAACGAGACCGATGGCGGGAGGGTGGAGTCAAATGTGGGTGTGGTGTTAGATGAAGTTTTAGAAGAAGCACCAAAATGGAAGGTGTTACGT GAATTGCTGGAAGAGATAGAAGAAGAACGCAGAAAGGAAACTCAGTCAAGAGAAGGACAACTTATAGTTGAAGATGGAAGGGATAATAACAACTTTGTCTTGGTAGCTTGTAAAGATGAACGGTCATGCTTGCAGTTGGAAGATTGCATCTTTAAAGGCCCAAATCAG GTCCTGCGAGAAGAGTGGGAGAAGTACTTGCTGGGCAAGGCTCAGTTGCAGGGCTTACGGAAACGCAACAGAAATAGATCTCAGGAGCCTAAAGGCTTTGGTTTACTTGACGGTGTGGTTGCTAGTGGATCTAGTGAGAGTACAGAACCTAGCAGCATATCCAAGCTTGAGAATGATGCTTTGTTAGCAGCAGCATCAGAGATTAGCAATTTAGTTAAAGAAGTAATTGATGTTGGAAATGATTCTCGACCTCAGACTAGAAGAAAGGGGTCTGGAAAAGGAAGAGGGAAAGGGAAGCCAAACAAAGTTGTGGCAAAGGTGCAAGTTTCTGGAAAGAAAAGTGAAAAGCCAGTGGAAAACAAAATAGTTGACAATGCCAGTTTAGAAAAGGGGGAACAACAAGGTGAAACTGATAGTGTAATGAAAACACAAGGTGAAACTGGTGCAGAATCATTACAGGGTTTTCAGGAGGTAGCTCTAAAAAGTTCATCTGACGGTAAAGGTGTTCCTCGGAGGCAGAGACAAGAGTCCGCTACTGCAGAGTTTACTGATGCTAAGCCGCTTCCACCGGTGCAATTTTATGCACTAGACAGTGACCAGCATATTCTTGAAGTCTGGAAGCCTTCTGTAATTATTGTGTATCATCCAGATATGACCTTTGTTAGAGAAATTGAAATTTATAAAGCTGACAATCAATCAAAAAATTTGAAAGtttattttctgttttatgAAGATTCCACTGAGGTGCAAAAGTTTGATGCAAGCATACGCAGGGAAAATGCTGCATTTGAAAGTCTGATTAGGCAGAAGTCCCTGATGATGATCCCTGTGGATCAG GATGGACGATGCATTGGACCTAATGCTTCTAATGAGCCACAGTCAGCTATTTCTCAGAACTCAGTTACTAGAAAGGCAGGTGGTATAAAGccaaaggagaaagaaatgcag GTTATAGTGGATATGAGGGAGTTCATGAGCAGCCTTCCCAATGTTCTCCACCAGAAGGGCATGCAAATTATACCTGTTACTTTGGAAGTTGGGGATTATGTACTTTCACCTTTGATCTgtgttgaaagaaaaagtatttcagatttattccaAAGCTTTGCGTCGGGCCGTCTCTATCATCAGGTGGAAACAATGGTCCGTTACTATAGGATACCTGTGCTTCTAATCGAATTTTCACAGGACAAGAGCTTCTCTTTGCAG TCTGCAAGTGAAATTGGTGATGATGTTTCACCAACCAGCATAATTTCAAAGCTTTCGCTGCTTGTTCTACACTTTCCTCGCCTGCGCCTTGTCTGGTCGCGGAGCGTGCATGCAACAGCAGAAATATTTGCATCACTCAAAGCAAACCAGGATGAACCAGATGAAAGCAAGGCAATTAGAGTAGGTGTGCCATCAGAAGATGGCATTGTGGAAGATGATGTAAGGTACGATACATTACGCAAG AGCTGA
- the LOC103710778 gene encoding phospho-2-dehydro-3-deoxyheptonate aldolase 2, chloroplastic-like yields the protein MAALVAGGNATATASLLPATTTNCKNRSAASSHKTPAFATNHIASSLSLRGKARSSSSSASASSSNWAKDSWKSKRALQIPTYPNQEELETVLRNLETYPPLVFAGEARKLEERLAEAAVGRAFLLQGGDCAESFKEFNANNIRDTLRVLLQMGVVLTFGGQMPIIKVGRMAGQFAKPRSDSFETRDGVRLPSYQGDNINSDVFDEKAREPDPKRLLQAYSQSAGTLNLLRAFATGGYASIQRVTQWKLDFVEHSEQGDRYMELAQRVDEAIGFMVAAGLTADHPIMTTTEFWTSHECLHLPYEQALTREDSTSGQYYDCSAHMLWVGERTRQLDGAHVEFLRGVANPLGIKVSDKMDPSELVKLCEILNPHNKPGRLTIITRMGAENMRVKLFQLIRAVRQAGLIVTWVSDPMHGNTMKAPCGLKTRAFDAIRSELRAFFDVHEQEGSHPGGVHLEMTGQNVTECIGGSKVVTFDDLSSRYHTHCDPRLNASQSLELAFAIAERLRKRRIRSWSKWVFNEQPQSAVM from the exons ATGGCGGCGCTCGTCGCTGGCGGCAACGCCACCGCCACCGCCTCCCTCCTCCCGGCCACCACCACCAACTGCAAGAACcgctccgccgcctcctcccaCAAAACCCCAGCTTTCGCAACGAATCATATCGCTTCGTCTCTGTCCTTGAGAGGAAAGGCgaggtcttcttcttcttctgcttctgctTCTTCTTCGAATTGGGCCAAGGATAGCTGGAAATCGAAGAGGGCGCTCCAAATCCCGACCTACCCAAACCAGGAGGAGCTGGAGACGGTGCTTCGGAACCTGGAGACGTACCCCCCTCTGGTGTTTGCAGGGGAGGCGCGGAAGCTGGAGGAGAGGCTAGCGGAGGCCGCCGTTGGGCGGGCATTCCTGCTCCAGGGTGGGGACTGCGCCGAGAGCTTCAAGGAGTTCAACGCCAACAACATCAGGGACACACTTAGGGTTTTGTTGCAGATGGGCGTCGTCTTGACATTCGGAGGGCAGATGCCTATCATCAAG GTTGGGAGGATGGCTGGCCAGTTTGCTAAACCCAGATCTGATTCATTTGAAACCAGAGATGGTGTGAGGCTTCCTAGTTATCAGGGAGACAACATCAATAGTGATGTCTTTGATGAGAAAGCTCGAGAGCCTGATCCAAAAAGGTTGCTTCAAGCATATAGCCAGTCTGCAGGCACCCTGAATCTTCTGAGAGCATTTGCTACTGGTGGTTATGCATCCATCCAGAGAGTCACACAATGGAAACTTGATTTTGTAGAGCACAGCGAACAAGGAGACAG GTATATGGAGCTTGCACAGAGGGTTGATGAAGCTATTGGATTTATGGTGGCTGCCGGTCTGACTGCCGACCATCCCATAATGACAACGACTGAATTTTGGACATCGCATGAATGCCTTCACTTACCATACGAGCAGGCATTGACCAGGGAGGATTCAACATCCGGACAATATTATGATTGTTCAGCCCAcatgctttgggttggtgagaggACCCGACAGCTGGATGGTGCCCATGTTGAATTTCTCCGTGGAGTTGCCAATCCTTTGGGCATAAAG GTGAGTGACAAAATGGATCCGTCAGAGCTTGTGAAATTGTGTGAGATTTTAAATCCTCATAACAAGCCAGGAAGGCTGACCATAATCACAAGAATGGGTGCTGAGAACATGCGCGTGAAGCTTTTTCAGCTGATTAGAGCTGTGCGCCAAGCTGGACTGATAGTTACTTGGGTGAGCGACCCGATGCATGGAAACACCATGAAGGCTCCGTGTGGCTTGAAAACACGTGCATTTGATGCGATCAGA TCCGAACTAAGGGCCTTCTTCGATGTTCATGAACAAGAGGGAAGCCACCCAGGAGGGGTTCACTTGGAAATGACAGGGCAGAATGTTACAGAGTGCATTGGTGGATCCAAGGTGGTGACCTTTGATGACTTGAGCTCTCGATACCACACGCACTGTGATCCCAGGCTCAACGCTTCGCAGTCTCTAGAGTTGGCTTTTGCCATTGCCGAAAGGCTGAGGAAAAGAAGGATTAGGTCATGGAGTAAGTGGGTTTTCAATGAACAACCCCAATCTGCTGTTATGTAG